The Peromyscus maniculatus bairdii isolate BWxNUB_F1_BW_parent chromosome 6, HU_Pman_BW_mat_3.1, whole genome shotgun sequence genome has a segment encoding these proteins:
- the Gpr89a gene encoding Golgi pH regulator A isoform X1 — protein MSFLIDSSIMITSQILFFGFGWLFFMRQLFKDYEVRQYVVQVIFSVTFAFSCTMFELIIFEILGVLNSSSRYFHWKMNLCVILLILVFMVPFYIGYFIVSNIQLLHKQRLLFSCLLWLTFMYFFWKLGDPFPILSPKHGILSIEQLISRVGVIGVTLMALLSGFGAVNCPYTYMSYFLRNVTDTDILALERRLLQTMDMIISKKKRMAVARRTMFQRGEVQNKPSGLWGVLKSVTASSAGSENLTVIQQEVDALEELSRQLFLETADLYATKERIEYSKTFKGKYFNFLGYFFSIYCVWKIFMATINIVLDRVGKTDPVTRGIEITVNYLGIQFDVKFWSQHISFILVGIIIVTSIRGLLITLTKFFYAISSSKSSNVIVLLLAQIMGMYFVSSVLLIRMSMPPEYRTIITEVLGELQFNFYHRWFDVIFLVSALSSILFLYLAHKQAPEKHMAP, from the exons ATGAGCTTCCTGATCGACTCCAGCATCATGATCACCTCCCAG ATACTGTTTTTCGGATTTGGATGGCTTTTCTTCATGCGCCAGTTGTTTAAGGACTATGAG GTGCGTCAGTATGTCGTGCAGGTGATCTTCTCCGTGACTTTTGCCTTTTCCTGCACCATGTTTGAGCTTATCATCTTTGAAATCTTGGGAGTTCTGAACAGCAG CTCCCGTTATTTCCACTGGAAAATGAACCTGTGTGTAATTCTGCTCATCCTGGTTTTCATGGTACCTTTCTACATTGGTTATTTTATCGTGAGTAACATCCAACTGT TACACAAACAGCGCCTGCTCTTTTCCTGTCTCTTATGGCTGACCTTTATGTACTTCTTCTGGAAGCTGGGAGATCCATTTCCCATACTCAGTCCAAAGCATG GGATCTTGTCCATAGAACAGCTCATCAGCCGGGTGGGCGTGATCGGGGTGACGCTCATGGCTCTGCTGTCTGGATTTGGTGCTGTCAACTGCCCGTACACATACATGTCCTACTTCCTTAG GAACGTGACTGACACGGATATCCTGGCGCTGGAGCGGCGGCTGCTGCAGACCATGGACATGAtcataagcaaaaagaaaag GATGGCCGTGGCTCGGAGAACCATGTTCCAGAGAGGGGAGGTGCAGAACAAGCCGTCGGGACTCTGGGGCGTGCTGAAGAGCGTGACCGCGTCATCTGCAGGAAGTGAAA ATCTGACTGTCATTCAGCAGGAAGTAGATGCTTTGGAAGAGCTAAGCAGGCAGCTTTTTCTGGAAACAGCTGATCTGTATGCTACTAAG GAAAGAATTGAATACTCTAAAACTTTCAAGGGGAAGTATTTCAATTTCCTGGGTTACTTCTTCTCTATTTACTGTGTCTGGAAAATTTTCATG GCGACCATCAATATTGTTCTTGATCGAGTTGGGAAGACTGACCCTGTCACCAGAGGCATTGAGATCACTGTGAATTACCTGGGGATCCAGTTCGAT GTGAAGTTCTGGTCTCAACATATTTCTTTCATTCTGGTTGGAATAATCATTGTCACATCCATCAGAGGACTGCTGATCACTCTTACCAAG tTCTTCTATGCCATATCCAGCAGTAAGTCCTCCAATGTCATTGTCCTGCTCCTAGCACAGATAATG GGCATGTACTTCGTCTCTTCTGTGCTGCTGATCCGAATGAGCATGCCCCCCGAGTACCGGACCATCATCACGGAAGTCCTTGGGGAGCTTCAGTTCAACTTCTACCACCGCTGGTTTGACGTCATCTTCCTCGTCAGTGCCCTCTCCAGCATCCTCTTCCTCTACCTGGCTCACAAGCAGGCACCAGAGAAGCATATGGCACCCTGA
- the Gpr89a gene encoding Golgi pH regulator A isoform X4, translating to MYFFWKLGDPFPILSPKHGILSIEQLISRVGVIGVTLMALLSGFGAVNCPYTYMSYFLRNVTDTDILALERRLLQTMDMIISKKKRMAVARRTMFQRGEVQNKPSGLWGVLKSVTASSAGSENLTVIQQEVDALEELSRQLFLETADLYATKERIEYSKTFKGKYFNFLGYFFSIYCVWKIFMATINIVLDRVGKTDPVTRGIEITVNYLGIQFDVKFWSQHISFILVGIIIVTSIRGLLITLTKFFYAISSSKSSNVIVLLLAQIMGMYFVSSVLLIRMSMPPEYRTIITEVLGELQFNFYHRWFDVIFLVSALSSILFLYLAHKQAPEKHMAP from the exons ATGTACTTCTTCTGGAAGCTGGGAGATCCATTTCCCATACTCAGTCCAAAGCATG GGATCTTGTCCATAGAACAGCTCATCAGCCGGGTGGGCGTGATCGGGGTGACGCTCATGGCTCTGCTGTCTGGATTTGGTGCTGTCAACTGCCCGTACACATACATGTCCTACTTCCTTAG GAACGTGACTGACACGGATATCCTGGCGCTGGAGCGGCGGCTGCTGCAGACCATGGACATGAtcataagcaaaaagaaaag GATGGCCGTGGCTCGGAGAACCATGTTCCAGAGAGGGGAGGTGCAGAACAAGCCGTCGGGACTCTGGGGCGTGCTGAAGAGCGTGACCGCGTCATCTGCAGGAAGTGAAA ATCTGACTGTCATTCAGCAGGAAGTAGATGCTTTGGAAGAGCTAAGCAGGCAGCTTTTTCTGGAAACAGCTGATCTGTATGCTACTAAG GAAAGAATTGAATACTCTAAAACTTTCAAGGGGAAGTATTTCAATTTCCTGGGTTACTTCTTCTCTATTTACTGTGTCTGGAAAATTTTCATG GCGACCATCAATATTGTTCTTGATCGAGTTGGGAAGACTGACCCTGTCACCAGAGGCATTGAGATCACTGTGAATTACCTGGGGATCCAGTTCGAT GTGAAGTTCTGGTCTCAACATATTTCTTTCATTCTGGTTGGAATAATCATTGTCACATCCATCAGAGGACTGCTGATCACTCTTACCAAG tTCTTCTATGCCATATCCAGCAGTAAGTCCTCCAATGTCATTGTCCTGCTCCTAGCACAGATAATG GGCATGTACTTCGTCTCTTCTGTGCTGCTGATCCGAATGAGCATGCCCCCCGAGTACCGGACCATCATCACGGAAGTCCTTGGGGAGCTTCAGTTCAACTTCTACCACCGCTGGTTTGACGTCATCTTCCTCGTCAGTGCCCTCTCCAGCATCCTCTTCCTCTACCTGGCTCACAAGCAGGCACCAGAGAAGCATATGGCACCCTGA
- the Gpr89a gene encoding Golgi pH regulator A isoform X2, with protein sequence MSFLIDSSIMITSQILFFGFGWLFFMRQLFKDYEVRQYVVQVIFSVTFAFSCTMFELIIFEILGVLNSSSRYFHWKMNLCVILLILVFMVPFYIGYFIVSNIQLLHKQRLLFSCLLWLTFMYFFWKLGDPFPILSPKHGILSIEQLISRVGVIGVTLMALLSGFGAVNCPYTYMSYFLRNVTDTDILALERRLLQTMDMIISKKKRMAVARRTMFQRGEVQNKPSGLWGVLKSVTASSAGSENLTVIQQEVDALEELSRQLFLETADLYATKERIEYSKTFKGKYFNFLGYFFSIYCVWKIFMATINIVLDRVGKTDPVTRGIEITVNYLGIQFDVKFWSQHISFILVGIIIVTSIRGLLITLTKFFYAISSSKSSNVIVLLLAQIMRPEEDVQQPGTRGTDGCEPPWGC encoded by the exons ATGAGCTTCCTGATCGACTCCAGCATCATGATCACCTCCCAG ATACTGTTTTTCGGATTTGGATGGCTTTTCTTCATGCGCCAGTTGTTTAAGGACTATGAG GTGCGTCAGTATGTCGTGCAGGTGATCTTCTCCGTGACTTTTGCCTTTTCCTGCACCATGTTTGAGCTTATCATCTTTGAAATCTTGGGAGTTCTGAACAGCAG CTCCCGTTATTTCCACTGGAAAATGAACCTGTGTGTAATTCTGCTCATCCTGGTTTTCATGGTACCTTTCTACATTGGTTATTTTATCGTGAGTAACATCCAACTGT TACACAAACAGCGCCTGCTCTTTTCCTGTCTCTTATGGCTGACCTTTATGTACTTCTTCTGGAAGCTGGGAGATCCATTTCCCATACTCAGTCCAAAGCATG GGATCTTGTCCATAGAACAGCTCATCAGCCGGGTGGGCGTGATCGGGGTGACGCTCATGGCTCTGCTGTCTGGATTTGGTGCTGTCAACTGCCCGTACACATACATGTCCTACTTCCTTAG GAACGTGACTGACACGGATATCCTGGCGCTGGAGCGGCGGCTGCTGCAGACCATGGACATGAtcataagcaaaaagaaaag GATGGCCGTGGCTCGGAGAACCATGTTCCAGAGAGGGGAGGTGCAGAACAAGCCGTCGGGACTCTGGGGCGTGCTGAAGAGCGTGACCGCGTCATCTGCAGGAAGTGAAA ATCTGACTGTCATTCAGCAGGAAGTAGATGCTTTGGAAGAGCTAAGCAGGCAGCTTTTTCTGGAAACAGCTGATCTGTATGCTACTAAG GAAAGAATTGAATACTCTAAAACTTTCAAGGGGAAGTATTTCAATTTCCTGGGTTACTTCTTCTCTATTTACTGTGTCTGGAAAATTTTCATG GCGACCATCAATATTGTTCTTGATCGAGTTGGGAAGACTGACCCTGTCACCAGAGGCATTGAGATCACTGTGAATTACCTGGGGATCCAGTTCGAT GTGAAGTTCTGGTCTCAACATATTTCTTTCATTCTGGTTGGAATAATCATTGTCACATCCATCAGAGGACTGCTGATCACTCTTACCAAG tTCTTCTATGCCATATCCAGCAGTAAGTCCTCCAATGTCATTGTCCTGCTCCTAGCACAGATAATG aggccagaagaggatgttcaGCAACCTGGAACTCGaggtacagatggctgtgagccaccatgggggtgctag
- the Gpr89a gene encoding Golgi pH regulator A isoform X3, which produces MSFLIDSSIMITSQILFFGFGWLFFMRQLFKDYEVRQYVVQVIFSVTFAFSCTMFELIIFEILGVLNSSSRYFHWKMNLCVILLILVFMVPFYIGYFIVSNIQLLHKQRLLFSCLLWLTFMYFFWKLGDPFPILSPKHGILSIEQLISRVGVIGVTLMALLSGFGAVNCPYTYMSYFLRNVTDTDILALERRLLQTMDMIISKKKRMAVARRTMFQRGEVQNKPSGLWGVLKSVTASSAGSENLTVIQQEVDALEELSRQLFLETADLYATKERIEYSKTFKGKYFNFLGYFFSIYCVWKIFMATINIVLDRVGKTDPVTRGIEITVNYLGIQFDVRATLHPSLLPSGPVAPAQPSAFNPELQVQSPQLDPRVLTPELQVHCPLCVDSSHGPSVNIRFSFLIVKP; this is translated from the exons ATGAGCTTCCTGATCGACTCCAGCATCATGATCACCTCCCAG ATACTGTTTTTCGGATTTGGATGGCTTTTCTTCATGCGCCAGTTGTTTAAGGACTATGAG GTGCGTCAGTATGTCGTGCAGGTGATCTTCTCCGTGACTTTTGCCTTTTCCTGCACCATGTTTGAGCTTATCATCTTTGAAATCTTGGGAGTTCTGAACAGCAG CTCCCGTTATTTCCACTGGAAAATGAACCTGTGTGTAATTCTGCTCATCCTGGTTTTCATGGTACCTTTCTACATTGGTTATTTTATCGTGAGTAACATCCAACTGT TACACAAACAGCGCCTGCTCTTTTCCTGTCTCTTATGGCTGACCTTTATGTACTTCTTCTGGAAGCTGGGAGATCCATTTCCCATACTCAGTCCAAAGCATG GGATCTTGTCCATAGAACAGCTCATCAGCCGGGTGGGCGTGATCGGGGTGACGCTCATGGCTCTGCTGTCTGGATTTGGTGCTGTCAACTGCCCGTACACATACATGTCCTACTTCCTTAG GAACGTGACTGACACGGATATCCTGGCGCTGGAGCGGCGGCTGCTGCAGACCATGGACATGAtcataagcaaaaagaaaag GATGGCCGTGGCTCGGAGAACCATGTTCCAGAGAGGGGAGGTGCAGAACAAGCCGTCGGGACTCTGGGGCGTGCTGAAGAGCGTGACCGCGTCATCTGCAGGAAGTGAAA ATCTGACTGTCATTCAGCAGGAAGTAGATGCTTTGGAAGAGCTAAGCAGGCAGCTTTTTCTGGAAACAGCTGATCTGTATGCTACTAAG GAAAGAATTGAATACTCTAAAACTTTCAAGGGGAAGTATTTCAATTTCCTGGGTTACTTCTTCTCTATTTACTGTGTCTGGAAAATTTTCATG GCGACCATCAATATTGTTCTTGATCGAGTTGGGAAGACTGACCCTGTCACCAGAGGCATTGAGATCACTGTGAATTACCTGGGGATCCAGTTCGATGTAAGAGCCACTCTACATCCTAGTTTGCTTCCTTCAG GTCCAGTCGCCCCAGCTCAACCCTCGGCTTTTAACCCTGAACTTCAGGTCCAGTCGCCACAGCTCGACCCTCGGGTTTTAACCCCTGAACTTCAGGTCCATTGTCCTCTGTGTGTTGACAGCTCCCATGGCCCATCTGTAAACATCAGGTTTAGCTTTCTTATTGTAAAGCCATAA